The Acetobacteroides hydrogenigenes genome has a segment encoding these proteins:
- a CDS encoding peroxiredoxin family protein: MVAINSSISGIKLALIAFAAVVLVAQSGLVQAQNAAKPTKEDQEAKRKAVAAQVDKLYAETTLVHEGDMAPDFTVEMLDGKTVKLSDLRGKVVMLNFWATWCGPCMEEFKEIPEKIVKHFEGKNFVLLPISRGEKREVVESKMKSLKEKGIDFPVGIDPTKAIYSLYAKQYIPRNFIIDQNGKVVLVRGNALDEIVKKVEELLK; this comes from the coding sequence ATGGTAGCGATCAACAGTAGTATATCGGGCATAAAGCTAGCGCTAATTGCTTTTGCAGCCGTAGTACTTGTAGCACAAAGCGGCCTGGTGCAGGCCCAGAATGCGGCAAAGCCCACAAAGGAAGATCAGGAAGCTAAGCGTAAGGCCGTAGCGGCCCAGGTGGATAAGCTGTATGCCGAAACAACGCTCGTCCACGAAGGCGATATGGCCCCCGATTTTACGGTAGAGATGCTCGACGGGAAAACGGTAAAGCTGTCGGATTTGAGGGGTAAGGTGGTAATGCTCAACTTTTGGGCTACCTGGTGCGGGCCATGCATGGAGGAGTTTAAGGAGATTCCCGAGAAGATCGTGAAGCATTTCGAGGGAAAGAACTTTGTGCTTCTTCCCATATCGCGTGGCGAAAAGCGCGAGGTGGTGGAGAGCAAGATGAAGAGCTTAAAGGAAAAGGGAATCGACTTTCCGGTTGGCATCGATCCCACCAAGGCAATTTACTCGCTATACGCCAAGCAGTATATTCCGCGCAACTTTATCATCGACCAAAACGGTAAGGTTGTGCTAGTAAGGGGTAACGCCCTCGACGAGATTGTTAAGAAGGTAGAGGAGCTGCTGAAGTAG